The window GTGGTGTATGAATGTGTGACCTGAGTCACCCTCTCTGCTTGAATCAAGCAGCTCTATTGCAAAGCTTTTAAAGTCCCTAAAGCAAATACCCTAAATCTTTCGCCATGCCACTCTCATTATTATAACCCAGTTACGTAAGCTTTAATTCCAGCTTGCCTTCCAAGAGGCTGTGCTGGTTTTTTAAAGAGGTCCTATCCTCTTAAGGTGATTAATGGTAATATGTGTGTGTCGAGGGATGCAAAGAGAAGGGGAGAGAAAGAGcaacgtgagagagagagagagagagagagagagagagagatgagactgAGATCTTATCTGCTGGTGTTATACAGCCACAGTCAGACGTTAATCGTGAAAAGGGCAGTTGAGGTGCAAGCCCAGGTCTGTTTGGGATACTGAAGATAGCTTCATACACATCGGCAATCTTGTAAGTAATGAGAAATCTTAAAATCACTTCACTcaagaaaaacaataatttatgtttttgtgtgAGCTGTGCATTTCATGAGTAATTTAACATATGCATTCATGTTTTTTCGTGCAATAGTCTactaaaaataaagtacataaaagtttttttatattatattactttttagATGTTATGCTTCATTGGAGGCTTTTTTAAGTGCAAagatatctaaatatatatttataattcaaGGGGTACTGGTTTCAGTGCTGTGATTCAAGCTAGCTTTTTGTATTATAAAAGAGCATTAAATCAGTGTTGAATGTGATTTGTCGTAGATATAGCTATATCTGTGTCATAATAGCAATTTCTCATATCCTTTCTCAATTTCGCAGTTTCACAGACCTGTGCATATCAGATTTCAATCAAAACTTGAGGATCACCTGAAATCACCCATTGCCCCAGTGACAAGGTAACAAATCCTATTCTCACAAAGAGCTTACAGACCCTAATTAGCTACACACCCAGACATGAGAGACGGACAGCAtagatgtatttacatttaagatACCTATGTAGAGTAAACACTGAGTCATTTAGAAATATaacaaatagaaataaattatgttaaaagatGCCAAATGGCAAAATCACAGCTCTTGCCTTACATGTTTCTATCAGTAAGCATTatgcacaataaatataaatctcTCATTGTTATTTATACCCAAAAAAAATAGCCATGGTTGCTCATTTCTAGCACTGATGTGAAACAGGTCACTTTGTTCTACAAAAGATTAAAACGCTTCAGTTAAACCATATTGGGGATGATTCTAAATCCATCACAATGTTCCCTGTATGTTTTTTAGTGATTTGCATGAGCATTATATAATGCAAAATGGATATTGAATTTTCAGTTAATCAtcaacagttatttcaaatgcaaaatCATTCTCTCATGTCCagagtaaaagtatataaataaaaatatagaccatagcaaataacacttttttttttcctgtgggaTCTGACTCACAGTATTCACATACGGGGTTGGTATgatgttttgaaagaagcctcttatgctcactagagatgcattattttatacactgtgaaaacattaatattgtgacagtacattttatgtttattaaaatgtataataattaatttatacctATAATGTATTCCTCTGATGGAAACGTTGAttcttcagcatcattactcagagtcttcagtgtaacatgatgcttcagaaatcattctaatgctgatttgctgctcaagaaacctgtcttattattctaaatgttgaaaacaattgggctgcttaatagtttttgtgaaaactgtaatgcagtttttaagaattatttgataaatgaGTCTGGGTGTAGAAAAATGAACCTCAAAATATTCTGCCATTTAAGTTTTCCATAGCGCTTTTCAACAATTTGACCCTCCTGAAAGTCACTTCATAATCTGACCACTGTTAATTAAACCTATGCATTTGTTGTCAGGTGCGAAAATGCATCTAGGTCAGCAAAACGCTGTGGTGGATGGGCTATCGTTGAAGGAACTGGGCGACAGTGTGCTGGTGGAGACAGAGCTTCGAAGGAAAGGACTGCCATTTCTCAAACACGTGGAGTACCGTATTGTTAGCAAGGTAAACTCAGTTTGTACTTATATATGCCATTCTGTATTCCCTATACAAACTTATCTACTTCATTTCTTTTATATAGTGTTTCCAGATCCCGGTTCAGCGCAGGTACAGTGATTTTGAGGTGTTCCATGGTCTGCTGCTGCAAAAGTTCATCTACAGGATGGTCCCGCCTCTGCCCCCCAAACGCATCCTTAAAGGAGGTGAGGAGAACTCTCTGctaatgagtttgtttcttaaatcTACACTCTTGTGTAACTAAAACtcagttttttctctctctcctgctcatGTTCAGTTTTGAACTCAATGTCAGACCGAGAGTTCAATGATAGCCGCCGCCGTGGTCTACAAAGGTTTATGACCCTGGTGATTAGACATCCAGTCCTGGCAGGAGATGAGCTGGTCAACATCTTTCTGTCAGCAAGCAGCGCGGTAAGCCCTCAAACCAGCAGATGGCAGCTGAATAAATCAGGCGCATAGACAGTATAAAAACATCAGGCATTAATTACATTTCATCCTTTTTGCGTGTTGCAGGAGGTTCAAAATATGTTGCGTGATGCATATAAAAAGACAGGTGATGAGTTTCTGACCTCGCAAATGGCCTTGCATGGCAAGGTGGGTAAAAGCTGACATGAAATTAAAATACCATGTAAATATCATGATGTTGGGATATATATCAAAGAACCACTTGTACCAGTGTATCACCATGAACTGACACACAAAATGAATACTGCATGTCGTTTTTAAGGTGTACCTACCCGAGGAAATACATACCGAGGCTGCCGCTAATCGAGAGGTCATTGCAAACATCCACAGCAGTTTCAATAAACTCAGAGATGTAGCGGAGCGCATGGCTCAGCGGTCACGGGAGAACTCAACAGATCTGCTCATGTTTGGCAAAGACTTGAGGTGAACAGATCATACTGAACTGAAAATATGGTTAAAAATAAGATAATATTCAGAATTattgaatgaaaatgagaaaatgaaTTGCTTTTCATgttttgctttattgtatttcaaACAATGGTTATGTTATTTCAaggaacaaaaatgtttttaatggttttgctTTAAGTTGATAATAATAGCACTGGTAGGctatgttttattgaaaatatgacAGTTATTACCTGACTCTTTAACAGTGAACTGGGCTCGGACACATCAGACCTGCCAATGAGTCCTACAATGAGCAAAGCATGGAAAACACAGAGGAAGTCACTTGTAGAGCTGTCAGGAGAATTTGGTCTTCTCGCCGACAAAGCTGCACACCAGGTTTTAAAACACGATCTTTATTGAGCCATAGTCTAATCACAAACATCAAACTTTACTGAAGCATATAAACAAAAAGCTTCAAAGCAACTCAATGTTATCATGACACGCACAAGATTAAGACTCAAGTTGAAAAGTAATTAAACGCAGTATTTCAACCCACACCAGGGCAGCAGAGAGGAGGACGAGGTGGTGGAGAAACTGAACCTTCTCCTTGAACAGCTGCAGTCATACAAAGGGAGTACTGTCTAGACAAAACTTTTTATATCAATTTTACCACAGAATTGTTTCAGTGGATGTTAATGGGGCATTAGCAGATGGTATAAGATGGGAGTTTGGTCATAGATTACTCTGCATGTATGACTGAACCTATTTCTGAGCACTGTCATTTTACACTTTATAAATGAAACTGTAATGACATTAAGGAGCTAATAATTTTGGATGTATGTGTGTATAGGATTTGTGTGATCGTCATGACAGTGGTGTGTTACTAGAGCATCAGAGAGCGTTTGAAAAGCGCAGCGGGCCTGTGGCTACACACTTAAAGAGCCAGAACAGCATCGAGCAACCAGAGTCTCGGCTCTCACAGGTAAAACATATACTGTAGCAAACACACCAACATGCAAACTACACTTAACCAAACTAAAATATACAAGTAGACATACTGCCATGGTGCACTGCCCACAAGAGAAACATTTGTACAGTAATCTAGTAGGGTTCAAACATTCACAGCcaagaaatatttaaatgtattaaatacagtacatatcttctttagaaataaaaaaaatatatgttttagggTATGTTTACAGTATATGACAACAATgcactaatatatttattttattttacttttttgcaaAAAAGAATAAACTTGACAGGTAAACTCAATATTGTTCTGTGTCATCCTACAGCAGGAGAACACAATTATCACCATGGAGATGAGGAGCTATTTCTCCCTTTTGTGTCTGCATCAAGAAACCCAGCTGGTCTTCACCTATCTGCCTCTTGTGACTTCAATACTGGGGACGTTTGTCCACTCACAAATACAAGGACACAAAGAGGTGTGTTTCTTATAActctattaccgtatttttcggactataagtcgcacctgagtataagtcgcatcagtccaaaaatgatgaggaaaaaaacatatataagtcgcactggactataagtcgcatttatttagaaccaagagaaaacattaccgtctacagccacgagagggcgctctatgtcttcagtgtagactacaggagcactgaacaGCACAtggcgccctctcgtggctgtagacagtaatgttttatcttggttcttttctctcggttcatgtcaaattaattttgataaataagttgcacctgactgtaagtcgcaggaccagccaaactatgaaaaaaagtgcgacaaTACGGTACTTCAGATCCTTTTATCAATTCAACACTATTTAATTTATGTGAGCTGTGTATTTAGGGCCTGAGCACCGATGGTGCAATAGCCAATTGG is drawn from Carassius gibelio isolate Cgi1373 ecotype wild population from Czech Republic chromosome B1, carGib1.2-hapl.c, whole genome shotgun sequence and contains these coding sequences:
- the LOC127948745 gene encoding sorting nexin-8-like isoform X7 gives rise to the protein MHLGQQNAVVDGLSLKELGDSVLVETELRRKGLPFLKHVEYRIVSKCFQIPVQRRYSDFEVFHGLLLQKFIYRMVPPLPPKRILKGVLNSMSDREFNDSRRRGLQRFMTLVIRHPVLAGDELVNIFLSASSAEVQNMLRDAYKKTGDEFLTSQMALHGKVYLPEEIHTEAAANREVIANIHSSFNKLRDVAERMAQRSRENSTDLLMFGKDLSELGSDTSDLPMSPTMSKAWKTQRKSLVELSGEFGLLADKAAHQGSREEDEVVEKLNLLLEQLQSYKDLCDRHDSGVLLEHQRAFEKRSGPVATHLKSQNSIEQPESRLSQQENTIITMEMRSYFSLLCLHQETQLVFTYLPLVTSILGTFVHSQIQGHKEMGDVWGDLHPKLKDLFESASEASIRSSSQTHTSRGQKTSAVIGPT
- the LOC127948745 gene encoding sorting nexin-8-like isoform X9, whose translation is MHLGQQNAVVDGLSLKELGDSVLVETELRRKGLPFLKHVEYRIVSKCFQIPVQRRYSDFEVFHGLLLQKFIYRMVPPLPPKRILKGVLNSMSDREFNDSRRRGLQRFMTLVIRHPVLAGDELVNIFLSASSAEVQNMLRDAYKKTGDEFLTSQMALHGKVYLPEEIHTEAAANREVIANIHSSFNKLRDVAERMAQRSRENSTDLLMFGKDLSELGSDTSDLPMSPTMSKAWKTQRKSLVELSGEFGLLADKAAHQDLCDRHDSGVLLEHQRAFEKRSGPVATHLKSQNSIEQPESRLSQQENTIITMEMRSYFSLLCLHQETQLVFTYLPLVTSILGTFVHSQIQGHKEMGDVWGDLHPKLKDLFESASEASIRSSSQTHTSRGQKTSAVIGPT
- the LOC127948745 gene encoding sorting nexin-8-like isoform X8, producing MHLGQQNAVVDGLSLKELGDSVLVETELRRKGLPFLKHVEYRIVSKCFQIPVQRRYSDFEVFHGLLLQKFIYRMVPPLPPKRILKGVLNSMSDREFNDSRRRGLQRFMTLVIRHPVLAGDELVNIFLSASSAEVQNMLRDAYKKTGDEFLTSQMALHGKVYLPEEIHTEAAANREVIANIHSSFNKLRDVAERMAQRSRENSTDLLMFGKDLSELGSDTSDLPMSPTMSKAWKTQRKSLVELSGEFGLLADKAAHQDLCDRHDSGVLLEHQRAFEKRSGPVATHLKSQNSIEQPESRLSQQENTIITMEMRSYFSLLCLHQETQLVFTYLPLVTSILGTFVHSQIQGHKEMGDVWGDLHPKLKDLFESASEASIRSSSQTHTSRGQKTCAVIGPT
- the LOC127948745 gene encoding sorting nexin-8-like isoform X3 encodes the protein MHLGQQNAVVDGLSLKELGDSVLVETELRRKGLPFLKHVEYRIVSKCFQIPVQRRYSDFEVFHGLLLQKFIYRMVPPLPPKRILKGVLNSMSDREFNDSRRRGLQRFMTLVIRHPVLAGDELVNIFLSASSAEVQNMLRDAYKKTGDEFLTSQMALHGKVYLPEEIHTEAAANREVIANIHSSFNKLRDVAERMAQRSRENSTDLLMFGKDLSELGSDTSDLPMSPTMSKAWKTQRKSLVELSGEFGLLADKAAHQGSREEDEVVEKLNLLLEQLQSYKDLCDRHDSGVLLEHQRAFEKRSGPVATHLKSQNSIEQPESRLSQQENTIITMEMRSYFSLLCLHQETQLVFTYLPLVTSILGTFVHSQIQGHKEMGDVWGDLHPKLKDLFESASEASIRSSSQTHTSRGQKTSAVIGPT
- the LOC127948745 gene encoding sorting nexin-8-like isoform X1, with the protein product MHLGQQNAVVDGLSLKELGDSVLVETELRRKGLPFLKHVEYRIVSKCFQIPVQRRYSDFEVFHGLLLQKFIYRMVPPLPPKRILKGVLNSMSDREFNDSRRRGLQRFMTLVIRHPVLAGDELVNIFLSASSAEVQNMLRDAYKKTGDEFLTSQMALHGKVYLPEEIHTEAAANREVIANIHSSFNKLRDVAERMAQRSRENSTDLLMFGKDLSELGSDTSDLPMSPTMSKAWKTQRKSLVELSGEFGLLADKAAHQGSREEDEVVEKLNLLLEQLQSYKDLCDRHDSGVLLEHQRAFEKRSGPVATHLKSQNSIEQPESRLSQQENTIITMEMRSYFSLLCLHQETQLVFTYLPLVTSILGTFVHSQIQGHKEMGDVWGDLHPKLKDLFESASEASIRSSSQTHTSRGQKTCAVIGPT
- the LOC127948745 gene encoding sorting nexin-8-like isoform X6, with the protein product MHLGQQNAVVDGLSLKELGDSVLVETELRRKGLPFLKHVEYRIVSKCFQIPVQRRYSDFEVFHGLLLQKFIYRMVPPLPPKRILKGVLNSMSDREFNDSRRRGLQRFMTLVIRHPVLAGDELVNIFLSASSAEVQNMLRDAYKKTGDEFLTSQMALHGKVYLPEEIHTEAAANREVIANIHSSFNKLRDVAERMAQRSRENSTDLLMFGKDLSELGSDTSDLPMSPTMSKAWKTQRKSLVELSGEFGLLADKAAHQGSREEDEVVEKLNLLLEQLQSYKDLCDRHDSGVLLEHQRAFEKRSGPVATHLKSQNSIEQPESRLSQQENTIITMEMRSYFSLLCLHQETQLVFTYLPLVTSILGTFVHSQIQGHKEMGDVWGDLHPKLKDLFESASEASIRSSSQTHTSRGQKTSAVIGPT
- the LOC127948745 gene encoding sorting nexin-8-like isoform X4 — encoded protein: MHLGQQNAVVDGLSLKELGDSVLVETELRRKGLPFLKHVEYRIVSKCFQIPVQRRYSDFEVFHGLLLQKFIYRMVPPLPPKRILKGVLNSMSDREFNDSRRRGLQRFMTLVIRHPVLAGDELVNIFLSASSAEVQNMLRDAYKKTGDEFLTSQMALHGKVYLPEEIHTEAAANREVIANIHSSFNKLRDVAERMAQRSRENSTDLLMFGKDLSELGSDTSDLPMSPTMSKAWKTQRKSLVELSGEFGLLADKAAHQGSREEDEVVEKLNLLLEQLQSYKDLCDRHDSGVLLEHQRAFEKRSGPVATHLKSQNSIEQPESRLSQQENTIITMEMRSYFSLLCLHQETQLVFTYLPLVTSILGTFVHSQIQGHKEMGDVWGDLHPKLKDLFESASEASIRSSSQTHTSRGQKTSAVIGPT